The following are encoded together in the Salvelinus fontinalis isolate EN_2023a chromosome 38, ASM2944872v1, whole genome shotgun sequence genome:
- the LOC129838170 gene encoding phosphatidylinositol 4-phosphate 5-kinase type-1 alpha-like isoform X1: MATAVPVDSGLTAPTDIRTLFWRRALQRGSSASRKMASPEMPGSSQSMKKTIGHRGVETNTGETTYKKTTSSALKGAIQLGITHTVGSLSQKAERDVLMQDFVVVESIFFPSEGSNLTPAHHYSDFRFKTYAPIAFRYFRELFGIRPDDYLYSLCNDGLIELSNSGASGSLFYVSSDDEFIIKTVQHKEAEFLQKLLPGYFMNLNQNKRTLLPKFYGLYCIQAGGKNIRLVVMNNLLPRVVHMHQKYDMKGSTYKRRASAKERDKTFPTFKDLDFIQDLPDGLLLETDNYNALSKTIQRDCLLLQSFKIMDYSLLVGIHNLEQANRERERGGGQMGDSGGSEGAVTPDQRRPQAQKSLYCTAMESIQGEARGKGALESEDHMGGIPARNSKGERLLVFIGIIDILQSYRFIKKLEHSWKALVHDGDTVSVHRPGFYAERFQQFMCNTVFKKIPLKLSPSKKSRGGGPGGLRRAPTLGGPTPLSHAAGQSVVDSRLVYQSHFNRADAEGDSSMQSGRPDLVPRTPPLAGGSGDAEANFSTSSLGSTGLTSSSPPLQSVGVEVHRAVTSTDQDHGVSHSMGVEVEASGDQSGNEDAISLSDIVPETNICF, encoded by the exons ATGGCTACCGCCGTTCCAGTTGATTCGGGATTGACTGCTCCGACAG ACATTAGGACTCTGTTCTGGAGGAGAGCCTTGCAGAGAG gGTCCAGTGCGTCTCGGAAAATGGCATCTCCAGAG atGCCTGGATCCAGTCAGAGTATGAAGAAGACCATTGGACACAGAGGAGTTGAGACGAACACTGGAGAGACCACATATAAGAAG ACCACATCGTCAGCCCTGAAAGGAGCAATTCAGCTGGGCATCACTCACACTGTGGGCAGCCTGAGTCAGAAGGCTGAGAGGGATGTTCTCATGCAGGACTTTGTGGTGGTCGAGAGCATCTTCTTCCCCAG TGAAGGCAGTAACCTGACCCCTGCCCACCACTACAGTGATTTCAGGTTTAAGACCTACGCCCCAATCGCCTTCCGCTACTTCAGAGAACTCTTTGGCATCCGGCCAGACGACTACCTG TATTCTCTGTGTAACGATGGCCTGATAGAGCTGTCTAACTCCGGGGCCAGCGGCTCTCTCTTCTACGTGTCCAGTGATGATGAGTTCATTATCAAGACGGTGCAGCACAAAGAGGCTGAGTTTCTCCAGAAGCTACTGCCAGGATACTTCATG AACCTGAATCAGAACAAACGGACCCTGCTCCCTAAGTTCTACGGTCTGTACTGCATCCAGGCGGGAGGGAAGAACATCCGCCTGGTGGTGATGAACAACCTGCTGCCCCGCGTGGTCCACATGCACCAGAAGTACGACATGAAGGGTTCCACCTATAAGAGACGGGCCTCAGCCAAGGAGAGGGACAAGACTTTTCCCACCTTTAAAGACCTGGACTTCATCCAGGACCTGCCTGATGGACTGCTGCTGGAGACAGACAACTACAACGCCCTTAGCAAGACCATCCAGAGAGACTGcctg CTCCTGCAGAGTTTTAAAATCATGGACTACAGTCTACTGGTGGGGATCCATAACCTGGAGCAGGCtaatagagagagggagcgaggtgGGGGGCAGATGGGGGACAGTGGGGGGTCAGAGGGGGCAGTGACCCCAGACCAGCGCCGACCCCAGGCCCAGAAAAGTCTATACTGCACAGCCATGGAGTCTATACAGGGAGAGGCCCGCGGGAAGGGAGCCCTGGAGTCTGAGGACCA TATGGGTGGGATCCCAGCCAGGAACTCTAAAGGAGAGAGGTTGCTGGTCTTTATCGGCATCATCGACATTCTGCAGTCCTACAG GTTCATCAAGAAGTTGGAACACTCGTGGAAGGCCCTCGTCCATGATGGG GATACAGTGTCGGTGCACAGACCAGGCTTCTACGCTGAGCGCTTCCAACAATTCATGTGTAACACAGTGTTCAAGAAGATCCCAT TGAAGCTCTCCCCATCCAAGAAGTCTCGTGGTGGGGGTCCGGGGGGTCTAAGGAGAGCTCCTACCCTGGGAggccccacccccctctcccacGCTGCTGGACAGTCTGTAGTGGACTCCCGGCTCGTCTACCAATCCCACTTCAACAGGGCTGACGCAGAGGGAGACAGCA GCATGCAGTCGGGCAGGCCAGACCTGGTGCCAAGGACCCCTCCCCTGGCGGGAGGGTCAGGGGATGCAGAGGCCAACTTTTCCACGTCCTCATTAGGAAGCACAGGactcacctcctcctctcctccgctaca gtcaGTAGGGGTTGAGGTGCATAGAGCAGTAACAAGCACAGACCAAGACCACGGTGTCTCCCACAG taTGGGTGTGGAAGTGGAAGCGTCAGGTGATCAGTCAGGTAATGAAGATGCCATCTCACTATCCGACATCGTCCCAGAGACTAACATCTGCTTT TAA
- the LOC129838172 gene encoding 26S proteasome non-ATPase regulatory subunit 4-like isoform X2 produces the protein MGLESTMVCVDNSEYMRNGDFLPTRLQAQQDAVNIVCHSKTRSNPENNVGLITMANNCEVLTTLTADAGRILSKLHAVQPRGNISFCTGIRVAHLALKHRQGKNHKMRIIAFVGSPVEDNEKDLVKMAKRLKKEKVSVDIINFGEEEVNTEKLTAFINTLNGKEGAGSHLVTVPPGPSLADALLSSPILAGEGGAMLGLGSSDFEFGVDPSADPELALALRVSMEEQRQRQEDETRRAAVVSAAEAGVPSPTADESDEALLKMSVPQADTATPAMPDFSRMTEDEQIAYALQMSMQGGEFGAESMDMDTGAPVDSEGAKDEEDYDVMQDPEFLQSVLENLPGVDPNNEAIRNAMGSLASQTGSKPDSKKDKDDGKKK, from the exons ATGGGGCTCGAAAGTACTATGGTCTG TGTGGACAACAGTGAGTATATGAGGAATGGAGACTTCCTCCCCACCAGACTTCAGGCCCAGCAAGATGCTGTCAACATTGTGTGTCACTCCAAGACGCGCAGCAACCCCGAGAACAATGTGGGCCTCATCACCATGGCCAA TAACTGTGAGGTGCTGACCACGTTGACTGCAGATGCGGGGAGGATACTCTCTAAATTGCACGCTGTCCAGCCCCGTGGAAACATCAGCTTCTGCACAGGCATCAGAGTGGCACAT ttgGCTCTGAAGCACAGACAGGGGAAGAACCACAAGATGCGTATAATTGCCTTTGTGGGCAGCCCAGTGGAGGACAACGAGAAGGAT CTGGTGAAAATGGCAAAGCGTCTAAAGAAAGAGAAAGTCAGTGTGGACATCATTAACTTTGGAGAGGAG GAGGTGAACACAGAAAAGCTGACGGCCTTCATCAACACTCTGAATGGGAAGGAAGGAGCAGGGTCCCACCTTGTGACAGTGCCTCCAGGCCCCAGTCTGGCTGATGCCCTGCTGTCCTCTCCTATCCTTGCTGGGGAGGGAGGAGCCATGCTGGGCCTGGGGTCCAGTGACTTTGAGTTTGGAGTGGACCCCAGTGCAGACCCAGAGCTGGCACTG GCTCTGAGGGTATCTATGGAGGAGCAGAGACAGAGGCAGGAGGATGAGACTCGCAGGGCAGCAGTGGTGTCTGCTGCTGAGGCCGGGGTTCCCTCGCCTACCGCTGACG AGTCAGACGAAGCTCTGCTGAAGATGTCAGTCCCCCAGGCTGACACGGCCACGCCCGCTATGCCCGACTTCAGCCGCATGACAGAGGACGAGCAGATTGCCTACGCCCTACAGATGTCCATGCAGGGTGGAG AGTTTGGTGCAGAGTCAATGGACATGGACACAGGAGCCCCTGTAGACTCAGAGGGTGCTAAG GATGAGGAGGACTATGATGTGATGCAGGACCCAGAGTTCCTCCAGAGTGTCCTGGAGAACCTACCGGGTGTCGACCCCAACAACGAGGCCATCCGGAATGCCATGGGCTCGCTGGCCTCACAGACAGGATCCAAACCTGACAGCAAGAAAGACAAAGATGATGGGAAGAAGAAATGA
- the LOC129838170 gene encoding phosphatidylinositol 4-phosphate 5-kinase type-1 alpha-like isoform X2, giving the protein MATAVPVDSGLTAPTGSSASRKMASPEMPGSSQSMKKTIGHRGVETNTGETTYKKTTSSALKGAIQLGITHTVGSLSQKAERDVLMQDFVVVESIFFPSEGSNLTPAHHYSDFRFKTYAPIAFRYFRELFGIRPDDYLYSLCNDGLIELSNSGASGSLFYVSSDDEFIIKTVQHKEAEFLQKLLPGYFMNLNQNKRTLLPKFYGLYCIQAGGKNIRLVVMNNLLPRVVHMHQKYDMKGSTYKRRASAKERDKTFPTFKDLDFIQDLPDGLLLETDNYNALSKTIQRDCLLLQSFKIMDYSLLVGIHNLEQANRERERGGGQMGDSGGSEGAVTPDQRRPQAQKSLYCTAMESIQGEARGKGALESEDHMGGIPARNSKGERLLVFIGIIDILQSYRFIKKLEHSWKALVHDGDTVSVHRPGFYAERFQQFMCNTVFKKIPLKLSPSKKSRGGGPGGLRRAPTLGGPTPLSHAAGQSVVDSRLVYQSHFNRADAEGDSSMQSGRPDLVPRTPPLAGGSGDAEANFSTSSLGSTGLTSSSPPLQSVGVEVHRAVTSTDQDHGVSHSMGVEVEASGDQSGNEDAISLSDIVPETNICF; this is encoded by the exons ATGGCTACCGCCGTTCCAGTTGATTCGGGATTGACTGCTCCGACAG gGTCCAGTGCGTCTCGGAAAATGGCATCTCCAGAG atGCCTGGATCCAGTCAGAGTATGAAGAAGACCATTGGACACAGAGGAGTTGAGACGAACACTGGAGAGACCACATATAAGAAG ACCACATCGTCAGCCCTGAAAGGAGCAATTCAGCTGGGCATCACTCACACTGTGGGCAGCCTGAGTCAGAAGGCTGAGAGGGATGTTCTCATGCAGGACTTTGTGGTGGTCGAGAGCATCTTCTTCCCCAG TGAAGGCAGTAACCTGACCCCTGCCCACCACTACAGTGATTTCAGGTTTAAGACCTACGCCCCAATCGCCTTCCGCTACTTCAGAGAACTCTTTGGCATCCGGCCAGACGACTACCTG TATTCTCTGTGTAACGATGGCCTGATAGAGCTGTCTAACTCCGGGGCCAGCGGCTCTCTCTTCTACGTGTCCAGTGATGATGAGTTCATTATCAAGACGGTGCAGCACAAAGAGGCTGAGTTTCTCCAGAAGCTACTGCCAGGATACTTCATG AACCTGAATCAGAACAAACGGACCCTGCTCCCTAAGTTCTACGGTCTGTACTGCATCCAGGCGGGAGGGAAGAACATCCGCCTGGTGGTGATGAACAACCTGCTGCCCCGCGTGGTCCACATGCACCAGAAGTACGACATGAAGGGTTCCACCTATAAGAGACGGGCCTCAGCCAAGGAGAGGGACAAGACTTTTCCCACCTTTAAAGACCTGGACTTCATCCAGGACCTGCCTGATGGACTGCTGCTGGAGACAGACAACTACAACGCCCTTAGCAAGACCATCCAGAGAGACTGcctg CTCCTGCAGAGTTTTAAAATCATGGACTACAGTCTACTGGTGGGGATCCATAACCTGGAGCAGGCtaatagagagagggagcgaggtgGGGGGCAGATGGGGGACAGTGGGGGGTCAGAGGGGGCAGTGACCCCAGACCAGCGCCGACCCCAGGCCCAGAAAAGTCTATACTGCACAGCCATGGAGTCTATACAGGGAGAGGCCCGCGGGAAGGGAGCCCTGGAGTCTGAGGACCA TATGGGTGGGATCCCAGCCAGGAACTCTAAAGGAGAGAGGTTGCTGGTCTTTATCGGCATCATCGACATTCTGCAGTCCTACAG GTTCATCAAGAAGTTGGAACACTCGTGGAAGGCCCTCGTCCATGATGGG GATACAGTGTCGGTGCACAGACCAGGCTTCTACGCTGAGCGCTTCCAACAATTCATGTGTAACACAGTGTTCAAGAAGATCCCAT TGAAGCTCTCCCCATCCAAGAAGTCTCGTGGTGGGGGTCCGGGGGGTCTAAGGAGAGCTCCTACCCTGGGAggccccacccccctctcccacGCTGCTGGACAGTCTGTAGTGGACTCCCGGCTCGTCTACCAATCCCACTTCAACAGGGCTGACGCAGAGGGAGACAGCA GCATGCAGTCGGGCAGGCCAGACCTGGTGCCAAGGACCCCTCCCCTGGCGGGAGGGTCAGGGGATGCAGAGGCCAACTTTTCCACGTCCTCATTAGGAAGCACAGGactcacctcctcctctcctccgctaca gtcaGTAGGGGTTGAGGTGCATAGAGCAGTAACAAGCACAGACCAAGACCACGGTGTCTCCCACAG taTGGGTGTGGAAGTGGAAGCGTCAGGTGATCAGTCAGGTAATGAAGATGCCATCTCACTATCCGACATCGTCCCAGAGACTAACATCTGCTTT TAA
- the LOC129838170 gene encoding phosphatidylinositol 4-phosphate 5-kinase type-1 alpha-like isoform X3 — protein sequence MASPEMPGSSQSMKKTIGHRGVETNTGETTYKKTTSSALKGAIQLGITHTVGSLSQKAERDVLMQDFVVVESIFFPSEGSNLTPAHHYSDFRFKTYAPIAFRYFRELFGIRPDDYLYSLCNDGLIELSNSGASGSLFYVSSDDEFIIKTVQHKEAEFLQKLLPGYFMNLNQNKRTLLPKFYGLYCIQAGGKNIRLVVMNNLLPRVVHMHQKYDMKGSTYKRRASAKERDKTFPTFKDLDFIQDLPDGLLLETDNYNALSKTIQRDCLLLQSFKIMDYSLLVGIHNLEQANRERERGGGQMGDSGGSEGAVTPDQRRPQAQKSLYCTAMESIQGEARGKGALESEDHMGGIPARNSKGERLLVFIGIIDILQSYRFIKKLEHSWKALVHDGDTVSVHRPGFYAERFQQFMCNTVFKKIPLKLSPSKKSRGGGPGGLRRAPTLGGPTPLSHAAGQSVVDSRLVYQSHFNRADAEGDSSMQSGRPDLVPRTPPLAGGSGDAEANFSTSSLGSTGLTSSSPPLQSVGVEVHRAVTSTDQDHGVSHSMGVEVEASGDQSGNEDAISLSDIVPETNICF from the exons ATGGCATCTCCAGAG atGCCTGGATCCAGTCAGAGTATGAAGAAGACCATTGGACACAGAGGAGTTGAGACGAACACTGGAGAGACCACATATAAGAAG ACCACATCGTCAGCCCTGAAAGGAGCAATTCAGCTGGGCATCACTCACACTGTGGGCAGCCTGAGTCAGAAGGCTGAGAGGGATGTTCTCATGCAGGACTTTGTGGTGGTCGAGAGCATCTTCTTCCCCAG TGAAGGCAGTAACCTGACCCCTGCCCACCACTACAGTGATTTCAGGTTTAAGACCTACGCCCCAATCGCCTTCCGCTACTTCAGAGAACTCTTTGGCATCCGGCCAGACGACTACCTG TATTCTCTGTGTAACGATGGCCTGATAGAGCTGTCTAACTCCGGGGCCAGCGGCTCTCTCTTCTACGTGTCCAGTGATGATGAGTTCATTATCAAGACGGTGCAGCACAAAGAGGCTGAGTTTCTCCAGAAGCTACTGCCAGGATACTTCATG AACCTGAATCAGAACAAACGGACCCTGCTCCCTAAGTTCTACGGTCTGTACTGCATCCAGGCGGGAGGGAAGAACATCCGCCTGGTGGTGATGAACAACCTGCTGCCCCGCGTGGTCCACATGCACCAGAAGTACGACATGAAGGGTTCCACCTATAAGAGACGGGCCTCAGCCAAGGAGAGGGACAAGACTTTTCCCACCTTTAAAGACCTGGACTTCATCCAGGACCTGCCTGATGGACTGCTGCTGGAGACAGACAACTACAACGCCCTTAGCAAGACCATCCAGAGAGACTGcctg CTCCTGCAGAGTTTTAAAATCATGGACTACAGTCTACTGGTGGGGATCCATAACCTGGAGCAGGCtaatagagagagggagcgaggtgGGGGGCAGATGGGGGACAGTGGGGGGTCAGAGGGGGCAGTGACCCCAGACCAGCGCCGACCCCAGGCCCAGAAAAGTCTATACTGCACAGCCATGGAGTCTATACAGGGAGAGGCCCGCGGGAAGGGAGCCCTGGAGTCTGAGGACCA TATGGGTGGGATCCCAGCCAGGAACTCTAAAGGAGAGAGGTTGCTGGTCTTTATCGGCATCATCGACATTCTGCAGTCCTACAG GTTCATCAAGAAGTTGGAACACTCGTGGAAGGCCCTCGTCCATGATGGG GATACAGTGTCGGTGCACAGACCAGGCTTCTACGCTGAGCGCTTCCAACAATTCATGTGTAACACAGTGTTCAAGAAGATCCCAT TGAAGCTCTCCCCATCCAAGAAGTCTCGTGGTGGGGGTCCGGGGGGTCTAAGGAGAGCTCCTACCCTGGGAggccccacccccctctcccacGCTGCTGGACAGTCTGTAGTGGACTCCCGGCTCGTCTACCAATCCCACTTCAACAGGGCTGACGCAGAGGGAGACAGCA GCATGCAGTCGGGCAGGCCAGACCTGGTGCCAAGGACCCCTCCCCTGGCGGGAGGGTCAGGGGATGCAGAGGCCAACTTTTCCACGTCCTCATTAGGAAGCACAGGactcacctcctcctctcctccgctaca gtcaGTAGGGGTTGAGGTGCATAGAGCAGTAACAAGCACAGACCAAGACCACGGTGTCTCCCACAG taTGGGTGTGGAAGTGGAAGCGTCAGGTGATCAGTCAGGTAATGAAGATGCCATCTCACTATCCGACATCGTCCCAGAGACTAACATCTGCTTT TAA
- the LOC129838172 gene encoding 26S proteasome non-ATPase regulatory subunit 4-like isoform X1: MGLESTMVCVDNSEYMRNGDFLPTRLQAQQDAVNIVCHSKTRSNPENNVGLITMANNCEVLTTLTADAGRILSKLHAVQPRGNISFCTGIRVAHLALKHRQGKNHKMRIIAFVGSPVEDNEKDLVKMAKRLKKEKVSVDIINFGEEEVNTEKLTAFINTLNGKEGAGSHLVTVPPGPSLADALLSSPILAGEGGAMLGLGSSDFEFGVDPSADPELALALRVSMEEQRQRQEDETRRAAVVSAAEAGVPSPTADESDEALLKMSVPQADTATPAMPDFSRMTEDEQIAYALQMSMQGGAEFGAESMDMDTGAPVDSEGAKDEEDYDVMQDPEFLQSVLENLPGVDPNNEAIRNAMGSLASQTGSKPDSKKDKDDGKKK; encoded by the exons ATGGGGCTCGAAAGTACTATGGTCTG TGTGGACAACAGTGAGTATATGAGGAATGGAGACTTCCTCCCCACCAGACTTCAGGCCCAGCAAGATGCTGTCAACATTGTGTGTCACTCCAAGACGCGCAGCAACCCCGAGAACAATGTGGGCCTCATCACCATGGCCAA TAACTGTGAGGTGCTGACCACGTTGACTGCAGATGCGGGGAGGATACTCTCTAAATTGCACGCTGTCCAGCCCCGTGGAAACATCAGCTTCTGCACAGGCATCAGAGTGGCACAT ttgGCTCTGAAGCACAGACAGGGGAAGAACCACAAGATGCGTATAATTGCCTTTGTGGGCAGCCCAGTGGAGGACAACGAGAAGGAT CTGGTGAAAATGGCAAAGCGTCTAAAGAAAGAGAAAGTCAGTGTGGACATCATTAACTTTGGAGAGGAG GAGGTGAACACAGAAAAGCTGACGGCCTTCATCAACACTCTGAATGGGAAGGAAGGAGCAGGGTCCCACCTTGTGACAGTGCCTCCAGGCCCCAGTCTGGCTGATGCCCTGCTGTCCTCTCCTATCCTTGCTGGGGAGGGAGGAGCCATGCTGGGCCTGGGGTCCAGTGACTTTGAGTTTGGAGTGGACCCCAGTGCAGACCCAGAGCTGGCACTG GCTCTGAGGGTATCTATGGAGGAGCAGAGACAGAGGCAGGAGGATGAGACTCGCAGGGCAGCAGTGGTGTCTGCTGCTGAGGCCGGGGTTCCCTCGCCTACCGCTGACG AGTCAGACGAAGCTCTGCTGAAGATGTCAGTCCCCCAGGCTGACACGGCCACGCCCGCTATGCCCGACTTCAGCCGCATGACAGAGGACGAGCAGATTGCCTACGCCCTACAGATGTCCATGCAGGGTGGAG CAGAGTTTGGTGCAGAGTCAATGGACATGGACACAGGAGCCCCTGTAGACTCAGAGGGTGCTAAG GATGAGGAGGACTATGATGTGATGCAGGACCCAGAGTTCCTCCAGAGTGTCCTGGAGAACCTACCGGGTGTCGACCCCAACAACGAGGCCATCCGGAATGCCATGGGCTCGCTGGCCTCACAGACAGGATCCAAACCTGACAGCAAGAAAGACAAAGATGATGGGAAGAAGAAATGA